The DNA sequence GTTATTACCATATTATTTCCTCCCTAATATATTTAACCTTTTCATAGTTTTGTTGCCTCTTTAAGTTGTCGGGTTAAATCTATCAAATTTTCTTTATTTATTATTGCTTCTATTATTCTACTTCCTAAAATTACACCATCGGCTTTTCCGTGAAGCATTTTTATTTGCTCTGGGGTTGAGATTCCAAATCCCACAGCTATTGGTAGGTCTGTTAATTTTTTTACTTCTTTTAGGAATTTATCAAGATAGCTTGGGAGTCTTTCTCTAATTCCTGTGGTTCCTGTTACTGTAACGCAATACACAAAACCCCTTGATACGCTTACAATTTTTTTCCTTCTATTTAATGGAGAGGTAGGGGTTAAAAGAAAGATAAGTTCTGTTTCGTATTCTTTAGATAAAGAAATCCATTCTGATGCTTCTTCAACAGGTAAGTCTGGAATTATAAGACCACTTACCCCACTGTCTTTCATATCTTTTATGAATTTTTCCTGTCCGTAGGCAAGTAGGGGATTCAAATAGCTCATGAAAACAAGAGGGACATTCACTTTTAATTTTTTTACAGCAGAAAGTATTTTCTTTAATGTAGTCCCTTTTGTTAAAGATATTTGTGAGGAGTGTTGTATTGTGGGGCCATCCGCAATGGGATCTGAAAAAGGTATTCCTATCTCAATTATATCTGCACCACTTTTTGATAGAGTTTTTATAATCTTCATTGATTCTCCAAGATTTGGAAATCCTCCTGTTACATAAAGAATTAAAGCCATCTCATTTTTTTCTTTTAATTCTTTGAATTTTTCTTGGATTTTTGAAGATCCCATCATAATAGTCCTTCAACAATTTCTAAGTCTTTATCCCCTCTTCCGGAAAGATTAACAATAATTATTTTATCTTTTGGTATATTCTTTCCAATTTTTATTGCATAGGCAAGGGCATGAGAACTT is a window from the candidate division WOR-3 bacterium genome containing:
- the trpA gene encoding tryptophan synthase subunit alpha, producing MMGSSKIQEKFKELKEKNEMALILYVTGGFPNLGESMKIIKTLSKSGADIIEIGIPFSDPIADGPTIQHSSQISLTKGTTLKKILSAVKKLKVNVPLVFMSYLNPLLAYGQEKFIKDMKDSGVSGLIIPDLPVEEASEWISLSKEYETELIFLLTPTSPLNRRKKIVSVSRGFVYCVTVTGTTGIRERLPSYLDKFLKEVKKLTDLPIAVGFGISTPEQIKMLHGKADGVILGSRIIEAIINKENLIDLTRQLKEATKL